A portion of the Colius striatus isolate bColStr4 chromosome 1, bColStr4.1.hap1, whole genome shotgun sequence genome contains these proteins:
- the NTF3 gene encoding neurotrophin-3: MSILFYVIFLAYLRGIQSTNMDQRSLPEDSINSLIIKLIQADILKNKLSKQMVDIKENYQNTVQKADTQQDMDGDENVKSDFQPVISMDTDLLRQQRRYNSPRVLLSDNTPLEPPPLYLMEDYIGNSVVVNRTSRRKRYAEHKSHRGEYSVCDSESLWVTDKSSAIDIRGHQVTVLGEIKTGNSPVKQYFYETRCKEAKPVKNGCRGIDDKHWNSQCKTSQTYVRALTSENNKLVGWRWIRIDTSCVCALSRKIGRT, from the coding sequence ATGTCCATCTTGTTTTATGTGATATTTCTCGCTTATCTTCGTGGTATCCAGTCTACCAACATGGATCAAAGGAGTCTGCCAGAAGATTCAATTAATTCTCTTATTATTAAACTCATTCAGGCagacattttgaaaaacaagctTTCTAAGCAGATGGTAGATATTAAGGAAAACTACCAAAACACAGTGCAGAAAGCAGACACTCAGCAAGACATGGATGGAGATGAAAATGTGAAATCAGACTTCCAGCCAGTTATCTCAATGGATACAGACCTCTTACGGCAGCAGAGACGCTACAACTCTCCCCGAGTCCTCTTGAGTGACAACACGCCTCTGGAACCTCCACCGCTGTACCTCATGGAGGATTATATTGGAAATTCAGTGGTGGTGAACAGAACCTCCCGGCGGAAAAGGTACGCAGAGCACAAGAGCCACCGAGGGGAATATTCCGTTTGTGACAGTGAAAGTTTGTGGGTCACGGACAAATCATCTGCAATTGACATTAGAGGACACCAGGTAACTGTTCTGGGAGAAATTAAAACAGGCAACTCTCCAGTTAAGCAATACTTTTATGAAACAAGGTGTAAAGAAGCCAAGCCTGTAAAAAACGGCTGCCGTGGCATTGATGACAAGCACTGGAACTCCCAATGCAAGACGTCCCAAACTTATGTTAGAGCACTGacttcagaaaacaataaaCTGGTAGGCTGGAGATGGATAAGAATAGACAcctcctgtgtgtgtgcattgtCAAGGAAAATAGGAAGAACATAA